A genomic stretch from Zeimonas sediminis includes:
- a CDS encoding branched-chain amino acid ABC transporter permease translates to MLALTILIDGVVYASWLFIVALGLTLVFGVLKILNIAHGSFYAVGAYAAASFVGWFTTLELAPELSPVAMLLAAVAVAALLAPLTERGLLRVFYGRDEVLLVLVTYALFLILEDVTKLVWGPTPYYVSEPYMLFGNVEFGTLSYVGYDFMLIVVAVLCGLAVWWGLNRTRVGKVVLAVIHSDEIASSMGVNVSRIYTFAFMFGIFLAALAGALTAPMVSVQPGLSVGVIIVSFAVVIIGGLGSIEGAAIGALIVGLARALAVHTWPAAELFSIYIAMAIVLVFRPEGLFQRIQARKI, encoded by the coding sequence ATGCTTGCACTGACCATCCTGATCGACGGCGTCGTCTACGCGTCGTGGCTGTTCATCGTCGCGCTGGGCCTGACGCTCGTCTTCGGCGTGCTGAAGATCCTGAACATCGCGCACGGCAGCTTCTACGCGGTCGGCGCCTATGCCGCCGCCTCCTTCGTGGGCTGGTTCACCACGCTCGAGCTCGCCCCCGAGCTGTCGCCGGTCGCGATGCTGCTGGCCGCGGTGGCGGTCGCCGCATTGCTCGCCCCGCTGACCGAGCGCGGGCTGCTGCGCGTGTTCTACGGGCGCGACGAGGTGCTGCTGGTCCTGGTGACCTACGCGCTGTTCCTCATCCTCGAGGACGTGACCAAGCTCGTGTGGGGGCCCACGCCGTACTACGTGAGCGAGCCCTACATGCTGTTCGGCAACGTCGAGTTCGGCACGCTGTCATACGTCGGCTACGACTTCATGCTGATCGTCGTGGCCGTGCTGTGCGGCCTGGCGGTCTGGTGGGGCCTGAACCGCACGCGGGTCGGCAAGGTCGTGCTGGCGGTCATCCACAGCGACGAGATCGCCTCGAGCATGGGCGTGAACGTCTCGCGCATCTACACCTTCGCCTTCATGTTCGGCATCTTCCTGGCGGCGCTCGCCGGCGCGTTGACCGCGCCGATGGTGTCGGTGCAGCCGGGCCTGTCGGTCGGGGTGATCATCGTCTCGTTCGCCGTCGTCATCATCGGCGGGCTCGGCAGCATCGAGGGCGCGGCGATCGGCGCGCTGATCGTCGGCCTGGCGCGCGCGCTGGCCGTGCACACCTGGCCGGCGGCGGAGCTGTTCAGCATCTACATCGCGATGGCCATCGTGCTGGTGTTCCGGCCCGAGGGGCTGTTCCAGCGAATCCAGGCAAGGAAGATCTGA
- a CDS encoding ABC transporter substrate-binding protein, with translation MPAVNGAKLLVEAFNNGTAPAPYDKKGFGGIQIEPIYVDEAGGATKQVQELKNLYDREKVDAVVGYVSSGDCLAVAPVAEEMKRFLILYDCGTPRIFEERSYEYVFRTAAHATMDNVALGRYLKAKNVKVDTINYINQDYAWGHDSLKDFQLTMEQLYPNAKTGQDLRPKFGAGQYGTEISALLQKPASVTHSSLWGGDLQALMLQSAPRGLMKRSQVVLSAGDHVLPGLGDKMPDGVILGARGAYGLMSPDTPLNRWWFSEYEKKYNVYPVQAPYRMAQALLGLKLAAEKAIAANGGKKPSPEQLAAALKGFSWESPAGTISMAIANGHQAIQPTAIGRTQYNKEKKRVDLVDIVRFPAECVNPPADMKSEEWIKSGFKGAKC, from the coding sequence ATCCCGGCGGTCAACGGCGCCAAGCTTCTGGTCGAGGCCTTCAACAACGGCACCGCGCCTGCGCCCTACGACAAGAAGGGCTTCGGCGGGATCCAGATCGAGCCGATCTACGTCGACGAGGCGGGCGGCGCGACCAAGCAGGTCCAGGAGCTGAAGAACCTGTACGACCGGGAGAAGGTCGACGCGGTCGTCGGCTACGTGAGCTCGGGCGACTGCCTGGCCGTGGCGCCGGTGGCCGAGGAGATGAAGCGCTTCCTGATCCTGTACGACTGCGGCACGCCTCGGATCTTCGAGGAGCGCAGCTACGAGTACGTGTTCCGCACCGCCGCGCACGCGACGATGGACAACGTGGCGCTCGGCCGCTACCTGAAGGCCAAGAACGTCAAGGTCGACACGATCAACTACATCAACCAGGACTACGCCTGGGGCCACGACTCGCTGAAGGACTTCCAGCTGACGATGGAACAGCTGTATCCGAACGCGAAGACCGGCCAGGACCTGCGGCCCAAGTTCGGCGCGGGCCAGTACGGCACCGAGATCTCGGCGCTGCTGCAGAAGCCGGCCTCGGTCACGCACTCGAGCCTGTGGGGCGGCGACCTGCAGGCGCTGATGCTGCAGTCGGCGCCGCGCGGCCTGATGAAGCGCTCGCAGGTCGTGCTGTCGGCCGGCGACCACGTGCTGCCGGGCCTCGGCGACAAGATGCCCGACGGCGTGATCCTCGGCGCGCGCGGCGCCTACGGCCTGATGTCGCCCGACACGCCGCTGAACCGCTGGTGGTTCTCCGAGTACGAGAAGAAGTACAACGTGTACCCGGTGCAGGCGCCGTACCGCATGGCCCAGGCCCTGCTGGGCCTGAAGCTGGCCGCCGAGAAGGCGATCGCCGCCAACGGCGGCAAGAAGCCGAGCCCCGAGCAGCTCGCCGCCGCGCTCAAGGGCTTCTCGTGGGAGTCGCCGGCCGGCACGATCAGCATGGCGATCGCCAACGGCCACCAGGCGATCCAGCCGACCGCGATCGGCCGCACGCAGTACAACAAGGAGAAGAAGCGCGTCGACCTGGTCGACATCGTGCGCTTCCCGGCCGAGTGCGTGAACCCGCCCGCCGACATGAAGTCCGAGGAGTGGATCAAGTCGGGCTTCAAGGGCGCGAAGTGCTGA
- a CDS encoding FadR/GntR family transcriptional regulator codes for MQRRSAQAVFAPLRHSPAYRLLSERIERRILDGELKPGDPLPTEQELAESFGVNRSTVREAIRLLEQEGLLVRAAGRRLQVALPGMGSLAPRAMRTLVLEAVSFRELWEVGVTLEPRAARLAAEHATDADLAALDENLARTEQVLARGESYIELDVQFHALVAKASGNRVLMLAREPVSLLLAPSFERLRLTLPQAGRRNLEAHRRIVDAIRRHDPDEAEGWTLRHFVDFQRGYRVADLDIEAPVEWPQPGISSFPAATTETEETP; via the coding sequence GTGCAGCGCCGAAGCGCACAGGCAGTGTTCGCGCCGCTCCGGCATTCGCCGGCATACCGGCTGCTGTCCGAGCGGATCGAGCGGCGGATCCTCGACGGCGAGCTGAAACCCGGCGATCCGCTGCCCACCGAGCAGGAACTGGCCGAGAGCTTCGGCGTCAACCGTTCCACCGTGCGCGAGGCGATCCGCCTGCTCGAGCAGGAAGGCTTGCTGGTGCGCGCCGCCGGCCGCAGGCTGCAGGTGGCGCTGCCCGGCATGGGCAGCCTGGCGCCGCGGGCGATGCGCACCCTGGTGCTCGAGGCGGTGAGCTTTCGCGAGCTGTGGGAGGTCGGCGTGACGCTCGAGCCGCGCGCCGCGCGCCTTGCCGCCGAGCACGCGACCGACGCCGACCTGGCCGCCCTGGACGAGAACCTCGCGCGCACCGAGCAGGTGCTGGCGCGCGGGGAGTCCTACATCGAGCTCGACGTCCAGTTCCATGCGCTGGTCGCCAAGGCTTCCGGCAACAGGGTGCTGATGCTCGCGCGCGAGCCGGTGAGCCTGCTGCTCGCGCCGAGCTTCGAGAGGCTGAGGCTCACGCTGCCGCAGGCGGGCCGGCGCAATCTCGAGGCGCACCGCCGGATCGTCGACGCGATCCGGCGCCACGATCCCGACGAGGCCGAGGGCTGGACCCTCCGGCACTTCGTCGACTTCCAGCGGGGCTACAGGGTGGCCGACCTCGACATCGAGGCGCCGGTCGAGTGGCCCCAGCCGGGCATTTCGTCCTTTCCCGCAGCAACCACGGAAACAGAGGAGACACCGTGA
- a CDS encoding L-2-amino-thiazoline-4-carboxylic acid hydrolase, with product MDDETSFLREQLAASLKNRAMFYWETYRVLERELGAERAAGLLSEAIHARGCAVGERFRAYAPDDFTGLRDAFLGSIPDRGRPFQPEVLACDEHGLEIRFGRCPLKEAWLEAGLPGDQVATMCRIAGTVDDGTFDAAGFDFASRTWEPGRAGCCHLFIRKRPEPPQA from the coding sequence ATGGACGACGAAACGAGCTTTCTGCGCGAGCAACTGGCCGCGTCGCTGAAGAACCGGGCGATGTTCTATTGGGAGACCTACCGGGTGCTCGAGCGCGAACTCGGTGCGGAGCGGGCGGCAGGGCTTCTCTCCGAGGCGATCCACGCGCGCGGCTGCGCGGTCGGCGAGCGCTTTCGCGCTTACGCCCCGGACGACTTCACCGGCCTGCGCGACGCCTTTCTCGGCTCGATTCCCGACCGCGGCCGCCCCTTCCAACCCGAGGTCCTGGCCTGCGACGAGCACGGCCTGGAAATACGCTTCGGCCGCTGCCCGCTGAAGGAAGCCTGGCTCGAGGCCGGCCTGCCCGGCGACCAGGTCGCCACGATGTGCCGGATCGCCGGCACCGTGGACGACGGCACCTTCGACGCGGCGGGCTTCGATTTCGCGAGCCGCACCTGGGAACCGGGCCGCGCCGGCTGCTGTCACCTGTTCATCCGCAAGCGACCGGAGCCGCCGCAGGCCTGA
- a CDS encoding branched-chain amino acid ABC transporter permease — translation MANTHASQAAVGAATTRAPGRGRSVALVLLALLVVAPLTGVGAYPLHLMIMAMLWGFIYTSWALMGRLGMVSLGHGAFFGIGAYTVVLLWNAFGWPPLAGAAVALVATLAVAFVIGYPCFRFKIVGHYFALVTLALAEVVRLIIVALRDVTGGSLGVTPKPGLADDQSASLWSLQFSDKIVWFYIVLVFWLLALYVWQKVDRSMSRLALQAISEEEDAAASIGINVSRTKLSVTMLSAAMTCVGGILYAQYQLYVNPETVSGIGISLQMVFGAIAGGMFVMLGPTVGAVFLLLLSEGLRILIGNQIHGLDLLIYGALLIFFIIYMPKGILGEWLERRGRRRG, via the coding sequence ATGGCGAACACCCACGCAAGCCAGGCTGCCGTCGGCGCGGCCACCACGAGGGCCCCGGGCCGGGGCAGGAGCGTGGCGCTGGTCCTGCTGGCGCTGCTGGTCGTCGCGCCGCTGACCGGCGTCGGCGCCTACCCGCTGCACCTGATGATCATGGCCATGCTGTGGGGCTTCATCTACACGAGCTGGGCCCTGATGGGGCGGCTCGGAATGGTGAGCCTCGGGCACGGCGCCTTCTTCGGCATCGGCGCGTACACGGTGGTGCTTCTCTGGAACGCGTTCGGCTGGCCGCCGCTCGCCGGCGCGGCGGTCGCGCTCGTGGCCACGCTTGCCGTGGCGTTCGTGATCGGCTATCCGTGCTTTCGCTTCAAGATCGTCGGCCACTACTTCGCGCTGGTCACGCTGGCGCTCGCCGAGGTGGTGCGGCTGATCATCGTCGCGCTGCGCGACGTGACCGGCGGCTCGCTCGGCGTCACCCCCAAACCGGGTCTCGCCGACGACCAGAGCGCGTCGCTCTGGTCGCTCCAGTTCTCCGACAAGATCGTCTGGTTCTACATCGTGCTGGTGTTCTGGCTGCTGGCGCTCTACGTGTGGCAGAAGGTCGACCGAAGCATGAGCCGGCTCGCGCTGCAGGCGATCAGCGAGGAAGAGGACGCCGCCGCCTCGATCGGCATCAACGTGAGCCGCACAAAGTTGTCGGTCACGATGCTGTCGGCCGCGATGACCTGCGTCGGCGGCATCCTGTACGCCCAGTACCAGCTCTACGTGAACCCCGAGACCGTGTCGGGGATCGGCATCTCGCTTCAGATGGTGTTCGGCGCGATCGCCGGCGGCATGTTCGTGATGCTGGGCCCCACGGTGGGCGCGGTCTTCCTGCTGCTGCTCTCCGAGGGCCTGCGCATCCTGATCGGCAACCAGATCCACGGACTCGACCTGCTGATCTACGGCGCGCTGCTGATCTTCTTCATCATCTACATGCCCAAGGGCATCCTGGGCGAGTGGCTCGAGCGCCGCGGCCGGCGCCGCGGTTGA
- a CDS encoding branched-chain amino acid ABC transporter permease, translating to MEFFDIFLLEAVVNGLLLGGLLALLALGLNLIFGVIDVVWICYAELIMVGMYAIWWLHTVQGAPLWLAFAFGIGFVALLGAGLHHFIIRPVLTAEPINQLLVTGGVLFFLQAAATVTFGVEFRNIGVRLPGVSVGEINLSMARLIAFAVAIAAIVATYLFLTRTYIGTAIRAISQDRAIMPLMGVNSSKIYLLTSALGGGLAGLAGCLLVLQYDIHPAIGLSFGPITFLICVLGGLGNLIGGFFAAFIFAQFISVGGFVFQLEWGYVLAFLFFIAMMFWKPEGLFSRRR from the coding sequence ATGGAATTCTTCGACATCTTCCTGCTCGAGGCAGTCGTCAACGGCCTGCTGCTCGGCGGGCTGCTGGCCTTGCTGGCGCTCGGCCTGAACCTGATCTTCGGCGTGATCGACGTGGTCTGGATCTGCTACGCCGAGCTGATCATGGTCGGCATGTACGCGATCTGGTGGCTGCACACGGTGCAGGGCGCGCCCTTGTGGCTGGCCTTCGCCTTCGGCATCGGCTTCGTCGCGCTGCTCGGGGCGGGCCTGCACCACTTCATCATCCGCCCGGTGCTCACCGCCGAGCCGATCAACCAGCTGCTGGTGACCGGCGGGGTGCTGTTCTTCCTGCAGGCCGCCGCCACCGTCACCTTCGGGGTCGAGTTCCGCAACATCGGCGTTCGGCTTCCCGGGGTCAGCGTCGGCGAGATCAACCTGTCGATGGCGCGCCTTATCGCCTTCGCGGTCGCGATCGCCGCGATCGTGGCCACCTACCTGTTCCTGACCCGCACCTACATCGGGACGGCGATCCGGGCGATCAGCCAGGACCGCGCGATCATGCCGCTGATGGGGGTGAACAGCTCGAAGATCTACCTGCTCACCTCGGCGCTGGGCGGCGGGCTCGCGGGGCTGGCAGGCTGCCTCCTCGTGCTGCAGTACGACATCCACCCGGCGATCGGGCTGTCCTTCGGGCCGATCACCTTCCTGATCTGCGTGCTGGGGGGCCTGGGCAACCTGATCGGCGGCTTCTTCGCGGCCTTCATCTTCGCGCAGTTCATCTCGGTGGGCGGCTTCGTGTTCCAGCTCGAATGGGGCTACGTGCTCGCCTTCCTGTTCTTCATCGCGATGATGTTCTGGAAGCCCGAAGGGCTGTTCTCGAGGCGACGCTGA
- a CDS encoding ABC transporter ATP-binding protein: protein MLEISKLSAGYGSFQALFDVSLSVKAGEAVAVIGPNGAGKTTLLRAISRLIDAKSGDMSMEGRRYNDIPSHEVVSLGIAQVPEGRRLFPRLTVEDNLMMGAFTPSARRHYRERLDFVYSLFPKMKERRMQMAGTMSGGEQQMCAIGRALMSKPKLLLLDEPSAGLAPVIVQSIFELMKRIRAEGYTVLIVEQNIQQVLQVVDRGYLLETGRIRMSGPSAELLASDEIRKAYLGV, encoded by the coding sequence ATGCTCGAGATCAGCAAGCTGAGCGCCGGCTACGGCAGCTTCCAGGCCCTGTTCGACGTTTCTCTCTCGGTGAAGGCCGGCGAGGCGGTCGCGGTCATCGGCCCCAACGGCGCCGGCAAGACCACGCTGCTTCGCGCGATCTCGCGGCTCATCGACGCGAAGTCCGGCGACATGTCGATGGAGGGGCGGCGCTACAACGACATCCCCTCGCACGAAGTCGTGTCGCTCGGCATCGCGCAGGTGCCCGAGGGCCGGCGCCTGTTTCCGCGGCTCACCGTCGAGGACAACCTGATGATGGGGGCGTTCACGCCGTCGGCCCGCAGGCACTACCGCGAGCGGCTCGACTTCGTCTACTCGCTGTTCCCGAAGATGAAGGAACGGCGGATGCAGATGGCGGGGACCATGTCCGGCGGCGAGCAGCAGATGTGCGCGATCGGCCGCGCGCTGATGAGCAAGCCCAAGCTGCTGCTGCTCGACGAGCCGTCGGCGGGGCTGGCGCCGGTGATCGTCCAGTCGATCTTCGAGCTGATGAAGCGGATCCGGGCCGAGGGCTACACGGTGCTGATCGTCGAGCAGAACATCCAGCAGGTGCTGCAGGTCGTCGACCGCGGCTACCTGCTCGAGACCGGTCGCATCCGCATGAGCGGGCCCTCCGCCGAACTGCTGGCGAGCGACGAGATCCGCAAGGCCTACCTGGGGGTTTGA
- a CDS encoding ABC transporter ATP-binding protein, with protein MLSVNGLTKRFGGFTAVNALSFELEKGEILGLIGPNGSGKSTTFNVIAGLYAPSEGSVRLDGREIGGLAPYRICQMGLARTFQIPRPFRKLSILENTVLAAHYGAGEHVGHAEALKRAHDALELIGLPRDPDARVDGLGAAGLKKLEMARALATQPKLLLADESLGGLDEAEMDQAAEMLKRIRDERGVSIIWVEHIMGVLMKVIDRCLVLDHGELIAEGAPADVTRDPKVIEVYLGSDAEAVHRQLDARERSEAEPH; from the coding sequence GTGCTTTCCGTCAATGGGCTGACCAAACGGTTCGGCGGTTTCACTGCGGTCAACGCGCTTTCCTTCGAGCTCGAGAAGGGCGAGATCCTCGGGCTGATCGGCCCGAACGGGTCGGGGAAGAGCACGACCTTCAACGTGATCGCCGGACTGTACGCACCGTCCGAGGGCTCGGTGCGACTCGACGGCCGCGAGATCGGCGGTCTCGCGCCATACCGCATCTGCCAGATGGGTCTGGCGCGGACCTTCCAGATTCCGCGGCCCTTCCGCAAGCTGTCCATCCTCGAGAACACGGTGCTCGCCGCGCACTACGGGGCCGGCGAGCACGTCGGCCACGCCGAGGCGCTCAAGCGCGCGCACGACGCGCTGGAGCTGATCGGCCTGCCGCGCGACCCCGATGCCCGGGTCGACGGACTCGGCGCGGCCGGGCTCAAGAAGCTCGAGATGGCGCGGGCACTCGCCACGCAGCCCAAGCTGCTGCTGGCCGACGAGAGCCTCGGCGGCCTCGACGAGGCCGAGATGGACCAGGCGGCCGAGATGCTCAAGCGGATCCGCGACGAGCGGGGCGTGTCGATCATCTGGGTCGAGCACATCATGGGCGTGCTGATGAAGGTCATCGACCGCTGCCTGGTTCTCGACCACGGCGAGCTGATCGCCGAGGGGGCGCCGGCCGACGTGACGCGCGACCCGAAGGTGATCGAGGTCTACCTGGGCTCCGACGCCGAGGCGGTGCACCGCCAGCTCGATGCCCGCGAGCGTTCCGAGGCGGAGCCCCACTGA